One window of the Exiguobacterium acetylicum DSM 20416 genome contains the following:
- a CDS encoding rhodanese-like domain-containing protein, with product MKQMTTEQLQQVLTESAIQLIDVRETDEYESGHIAEAKNVPLSELTERTDELDASRPVHIICLSGGRSMNAAMYLEQAGFDVTNVSGGMMSYEGTIV from the coding sequence ATGAAACAGATGACGACAGAACAATTACAGCAGGTGTTAACCGAAAGTGCCATCCAATTGATTGATGTTCGTGAAACCGATGAGTATGAAAGCGGACATATCGCTGAAGCTAAAAACGTTCCGTTATCCGAATTGACAGAACGGACAGATGAACTCGACGCGTCACGTCCGGTCCATATCATCTGCCTATCTGGTGGTCGCAGCATGAATGCAGCGATGTATCTCGAACAAGCAGGATTCGACGTGACGAATGTCAGCGGCGGTATGATGAGCTACGAAGGAACAATCGTTTAA